Part of the Wolbachia endosymbiont (group B) of Eucosma cana genome, TGTGAAAGAAATAGCGAGATTAGGAGGAGATGTTAGCAATTTTGTATCAAAAAGTGTCCAAAGCGAATTGATTAATCTAAATAGGGTAAAAAATGGAGAATAAATATTTGTTGTTTTCTCCACTTCAAAGCGGTTATGCTCGATGTACAAAATACTATAAAATAAAGGAGCAGTATGTCAGAAGTGAGGGATAATAATCTAATAGTTTGCTGCCGTGGTGATGAGAATGATGATGGTTCTGGTCATCCAGTAGTATATTTACATAAAGAAGGAGAAATGTATTGTCCTTATTGCAGTAAGCCCATGAGTGAAATAGTAAACTCCGAAGAATTTCAATTTGTTGAGGTGAAAGCAGTGAATAAAAAGGAAAGGACCAAAGGTTAATAGCACTTCATTCTTTAGCTTATGTAAATAGCAATAAAGGGGGCAGTAAAGATGAAACTGTCCATACGGTCAAGTACTCCTCCATGGCCAGGTATTATACCTCCACTATCTTTAACATTGTAAACTCTTTTTATGAGTGATTCAGTAAAGTCTCCAAGTTGGGCTAGAATAGCAATTGTAACGCCAATTATTGGGGAATAGAAAATTGGAAATAAACTCAAAAATATTGAGCCAAAAATTGTACACACTATTCCAGCTAAGACTGCACCAAAAAGTCCTAACCAAGTTTTCCCAGGGCTAATGATTGGACAAATTCTAGTTTTACCAAAATTTTTGCCGAAAAAATAGGCAGCAATATCGATGCTCCAAATAGTTAAGATAAGCCATACTAATGCATATTTTCCCTGTGGTAGATTATATAGGCATATTAGCGAGGCATTTGGTAGTGCGATTAATAGTAATGCGAAAATGTATAAGATTCTATTGCCCTGAGTTAGATTATACCATTCAAAAGAAGATAAAACTGCAATTGAAAAAATTAGTAGATAAAATGATAAATCACTGAAATATGTAGCAAAAGAAAATATGAGTAATATTACTATTGAGGACAATATTCTAACCATAAAGTTATTATCTACCATATTTTTTTTCTCTTTTTGTATAATCTTCTAGTGCTTTGGTCAAATCTTGACAAGAAAAATCGGGCCACAAAGTATCACAAAAATACAATTCAGCATAAGCTGCTTGCCATAATAAAAAATTGCTTAACCTTTTTTCGCCACCAGTGCGAATTAATAAATCCAATTTTGGCAAATCTTTAGTATACAGAAATTTTTCAAATTCCTCTTCCAATACGCAATCAATATTTCCTTTTATGACGTTGTTGATAGCATGTATAATTTCCTGCTTTGCTCCATAACTAACTGCAACAGTGAGTAATAGACCATCGTTCTTATGTGTCACTTCTTCTGCTTTTTTGATTTGATCGAATATTTTACTGGGCAATAGACTTAAATTGCCAATAAAATTTAACTTAATGTTACAATTGTAAATGAATTTCATTTTATCTTCATTAGTTAAAGTGGAGTAAAATAAATTAAATAGGTAGTCTGTTTCGTTTTCAGATCTGAGCCAATTTTCCATGGAAAATGCATACAAAGTTAAGTAAGGTATGGCCAGGACTGTGCAATGCTTAGCAATATCAAATACAACCTCACTGCCTTTTCTATAGCCATCAATTTTTACCCTTCCTTGATTCTTTGCCCACCTACCATTACCATCCATAATAATTGCTAGATGTTTTGGCAGAGATTCTAGATTCAACATTTGAATTCAACCTGTTCTAATTAGCTTAATGTGTATGAAACGTTCACTATATCCACCTAAAACTATATTATTACTGAAAAATCATTGATAGTCTATATTACAAAAATTTTCTCAACCTCGGTGTCAGCTACCAGTGATTTTACCAAGAAAATATAGTAAAAACAGTCTGATATAGATGGTTTTACGATATAGTAAAATTATTATAAATAAATGAATTTAGTAGTGTTAGGAATACCTAGCTCTTTCATGTGGATTGATATTTTCAATAACTTGCTCTAGAGATAAATTATATAATGTTGACACAGGTTCTTTGCATCCAATATATCTTTTAAATCTAGGGAATGATATAAGTGAATTTATATTTATGTCCTGCTCTTGAGGAAGATCTTTAACGTCTAAGCCAATCTCTGGGGAAGGATATTGAGTATATATGCTCAGCTCTTGGGGAACATATTTAATTATATCTTCGTAAATACGTTCCTTGTTGTTCAAGTAATCGATATTAATATCTGTAATTTTACCAGCTTTACGCAGGAGTATAGCAAGCCTCAAAGTCGACTTTACGCTAGGTTTAAAATTTTTAAATATATTAACAAATACCTTACCAGTAACATTATCTGTTATTGCTTTTAGCTCTTGAGTGGTAACAGAATTGATGCCCTTAACAGCATTTTGATCTTTTAGTAGTGTTATAATCCTTTTGCCATTCAATTGTGCACTATCAAGTAGAAGTCGAAATTTTTCAGTATTAATAGAATTGATAAAATCCCGACTGTTTAGTAAATCCATAATCATGGGGCAATCAAACTTATTACTACTAGATATAAGTTCAAGTTTTTCAAGATCGATAGAATTGACTCGAACGAATAGACTCTGACATTTTAGTATTTCTCTAACATCTGTAGGATTAAACTTAACGCTTTTGCATATAATTTTTAATCTATTACCATCAATAGAATGGAGTTGAGGTAATGAAGTCTCTAGTATTTCTGCAATCTCTTTATCTGTAAAAAAATAATCACTTTTCATGATACTAACTTTACTCTCATCAAGAGAATTGATTTGATCAAACAAACTCTGATCTTTCAGTAAATTCATAATATATCCTTGATCAGAATATCTAAATATCAAGTCAAATATTTTACGATTCATCGAATTGATGCGTTTAACAACTTCCTGATTTTCTAGTAATTCTATAACAATACTGGTACCATAAAACTGCCTAAATACGGATTTAGATTTTTCAGGATCAATCAAATTTATAAGCTTAATAAATTCTCGATCTTCTAGTACTTTTATACTACTAAACTTATCATTCTCAACTATGTATTTAAGTAGTTCTTCACTAATAAGGTTGATATTCTCAATAGTGTTTGGATTTTTTAGTAATTCTACAATAATACTGGTATCATTAAACTTATCAGTATTAAGTATGATTTTAAATTTTTTAGGATCAATCGAATTGATACGTTCAAGAATTTTCTTATTTTCTAATAATTTTGTCATATCTTCATTACTAAACTTACCGATGTCAAATATGAATTTAAGTATTTCTTCATTAATATAAAGCTGACTACCATCAACAATACAAAACTGATTACCATGAAAAACATAAAACTGATCATCATCAACACGGTTTTCATTATCAGTATCATTTCCTTTATTTCCTAGTGCTTCTTTAGCAAAGTTATTCAGATCATTTTTTTCATCTTCCTTGTCATCAATATTATCATAATATTCATGATCTTCTTCACTCCCCTCGTCATCACTACTGTCAAATTCATCACTACAAACCTTCCCATCTTTTAGCATTTTTAGTATGCCTCCTTCATTTAATATCACTTCAAACACGTCATCATCAAAATCATTGATGTTATCAACGATCTCCTTATTTGATAGTAATTCTTCAATACCTTTGCAACTAAACTTATTATTATACTTGCATAAGATTTTAAGTTTACTGTAATCCATTGAATTAATGCCATCAACAACTCTTTGAATTGATAGTAACCTTCTGTTATAAGCCTTGCATATCAGTTGAAGTTTTTCGTTATCTAAATCTTCTGCATTGCCTGCTTTATCAGAATCCATAATCTTATTTTAATTTACTTAGTATTTTAGTTTAAAATATCTAGAAAAAATAATCAAGCATCTTTAGCCAAACTTTCTAATAGATAAATTAAAAAAAATTGAACGTTTGGTAATGACGACATATGTGGAGAAGGATGGCAACCACCACAATTCGGGAACATTTAAAAAAGCATAAGGGTCAAGTTAAGGAAATAAAGGTATGAAGAAGATAGGATAAGAAGATATAAAATTCTCTCGGATATATTTTAGTGAGAGAACTAATGATGAATAAAATAACTTGCTTATCAAATTACCTCAACAAATTTTTCAATGAAATGGCAAATAATTGAAACAGAAAAGGAAAAGAAAATTGAGTAATTGATGATTCATAAAAGCTATAATTTTGGGTAATATAGGGGTTACAGACTGAATCATAGATACAATGTGCCAATTATTAAATGAAGAATCTGTGATAATAACGAAACAGGGTTTAGATTTCAGGTTTACTAAAGAAGCAGTAGAATTTATGAAAAGAATGTACAATGGCTTTATTTAAAATACCCTGCAAATTGATTGTAGAATCTTGCAGCAATTTAAAAGCATTGGATAGTAGCTTTGCCTAACAGCATGGAAAATCTATATAAAGGTTATGGACAAAGGTTATGAGAGTAACACTAAGTGTGGAATAAAGTTAAAATTAGTTTTTGATTACCTAAATCAGACATTGGATCAACTTAACATAACGGAGGGAGTAAGAAGGTTATAGGGAGAAGTTGCTAATATCTGACCTTGGTTCAAGTTCTTTTAAACAGATCAATGGAACGGGAGCTTATTTTATAAGTCGTTGATACCAATGTATATGCTATAGAAACAAATCAAAAAATGGAATTATTGGAATGTTTAGGAGACAAGCTATTTTTAGAAATGAAGGTGTTGTTGGGAAAAGAAGCAAAGATTAGAGTAAGAATGATATGTCATAAATTAACTGAAGAGCAGTCTCTAGCCAGAAGAAGAAAAGCTAATAAATTGGCAAAATCACATGATCTTCCAAAAGGAATCAGAAATTGTTGAACTGGTCAAAACTAATATTCCAGAGGATAAAATTAGTGCTGAGCAAGTATTACAGAGTAAGGTGGCAAATTGAGTTGTTTTTAGATTGGCAGATATTTTTATTAGCATCGAAAATTACATAATGTATATTATGGAAAATATAAGAAACACAAGCTTTCAGCAAGAGAAAATGCAATTTTTGCTCTTCTTAAACAGCATAAAAAAGTGCCTGTTGAACCTCCAGATTAATATCTAAAAATACTCAAGTATTACTTTAAAAGTTTTACCTTGAAGTATCTAAAGCATTACTTTAAGAATGTTTAAAATTTTAATTTAAATACCATTCCTTACCTTCTTATTGTCTATTATCAAAAAAGTGTTAAAATAGCAATTAATTATATTAGTTTTTGCATAACTATATCAGCTTGGTTGCTTCATTGTTTGTTTCTTTTCTTTCAAACTCGAATAGATATTTTATAACGTCTTAATGCTAACTCCACCGACATATAAATTTGCGTGGCTTTTTCCAGTATTAAGCAATACAAGTCCAATATTGTCAACACTAGAGCGTAGTTCTCCTACTTCTTCATTATGTTCATTGATTACTTTAGTGCCAATATTTGGAAGTGCATTTTTTCCCTCAACAAGGTAAAGTTTCCTTCTGAATTTTTCTTGTCTGCTCATTCGATTTACAACTTCCTGACCTATATAGCACCCTTTATTAAAACTTATACCATTTATCTTATCGATTAAATATTGCAGCGGAAATGATGAATTTTGCACCATATCTTTTGCTCCATCTGGGACAAGGTTTGTAATTCTAACTTTTTCATACTGAATAAAATCTCCAACCGGTTCTTTTATTTCATCTTTATGTATGATCCTCATTCCTAGCAGCTTGTGCCTTGGATCTTGAAAAATAACTTGTGACTTACTACTACACTCCGCCAACTTAGCATCAAACAAAACTCCAACCTTATATAGTGCACTAATGTCTTTAATTTTCACTCTCAAATAAGTTTTAAGTAAATCTAGTTTCTCGATAATTTGCTGTAAGTGCACATTTTCGCACTCTAAGAAAATATATCCACCATATTCAATGAGAAAAAAATCGTACAGATATTTTCCCTGAGGGTTGAGTAATAAAGAGTAAATTGCCTGCTGGCTACTTAGTTTATTAATGTCATTTGTTATAATACCCTGAAGAAAATCTCTCGTATCTGGTCCGTATAAAGATATTACACTACGGTTTGCTAGCGGTATGTAACCCATAAAACTTCTGTTCAAACCTTAAATTATACACTTTTACTAACTCCAGCCCTTGAAATGTAACCTTTAGATGACTACATAGAATTGTAGGTTAATCTATTAATGAGGAAACATAAATGTCAAGTGTAAATTTGAATGTATTAGATGATAACGTGCTAATAAAGCCTATTACTGAAGAAAAACAAGGTGGAATTGTACTACCATCAAGTGCTGAAAAGAAGCCTACTAAAGGTGAAGTTATAGCAATTGGTAGTGGTTCACGCAACTCAAGCGGAGAGCGTATAGCTTTAACTGTAAAAACTGGTGATAAGGTTTTCTACAGGCAGTGGGCTGGCACAGAAGTAGAGCATGACAATGAAAAGTATGTCGTGATGAAGGAGTCAGACCTACTTGCTGTTATCAAGTAGGTATCCCTATTTTAATGCGCTATATAGTGCATTATGTATTTTAATATTCTAAATTTTTTATTAATTTAAGGAGTGATAAAAATGGCTAACATAGTAGTATCAGGCGAACAGTTGCAAGAAGCCTTTCGTGAAGTTGCAGCAATGGTTGACTCAACGGTGGGAGCAACTGCAGGGCCTAGG contains:
- a CDS encoding YgfZ/GcvT domain-containing protein, encoding MGYIPLANRSVISLYGPDTRDFLQGIITNDINKLSSQQAIYSLLLNPQGKYLYDFFLIEYGGYIFLECENVHLQQIIEKLDLLKTYLRVKIKDISALYKVGVLFDAKLAECSSKSQVIFQDPRHKLLGMRIIHKDEIKEPVGDFIQYEKVRITNLVPDGAKDMVQNSSFPLQYLIDKINGISFNKGCYIGQEVVNRMSRQEKFRRKLYLVEGKNALPNIGTKVINEHNEEVGELRSSVDNIGLVLLNTGKSHANLYVGGVSIKTL
- a CDS encoding zinc-finger domain-containing protein, whose product is MSEVRDNNLIVCCRGDENDDGSGHPVVYLHKEGEMYCPYCSKPMSEIVNSEEFQFVEVKAVNKKERTKG
- the uppS gene encoding polyprenyl diphosphate synthase, which produces MLNLESLPKHLAIIMDGNGRWAKNQGRVKIDGYRKGSEVVFDIAKHCTVLAIPYLTLYAFSMENWLRSENETDYLFNLFYSTLTNEDKMKFIYNCNIKLNFIGNLSLLPSKIFDQIKKAEEVTHKNDGLLLTVAVSYGAKQEIIHAINNVIKGNIDCVLEEEFEKFLYTKDLPKLDLLIRTGGEKRLSNFLLWQAAYAELYFCDTLWPDFSCQDLTKALEDYTKREKKYGR
- a CDS encoding co-chaperone GroES, whose product is MSSVNLNVLDDNVLIKPITEEKQGGIVLPSSAEKKPTKGEVIAIGSGSRNSSGERIALTVKTGDKVFYRQWAGTEVEHDNEKYVVMKESDLLAVIK
- a CDS encoding phosphatidate cytidylyltransferase: MVDNNFMVRILSSIVILLIFSFATYFSDLSFYLLIFSIAVLSSFEWYNLTQGNRILYIFALLLIALPNASLICLYNLPQGKYALVWLILTIWSIDIAAYFFGKNFGKTRICPIISPGKTWLGLFGAVLAGIVCTIFGSIFLSLFPIFYSPIIGVTIAILAQLGDFTESLIKRVYNVKDSGGIIPGHGGVLDRMDSFIFTAPFIAIYIS